The Crocosphaera subtropica ATCC 51142 genome includes a window with the following:
- the rplE gene encoding 50S ribosomal protein L5, which yields MAQPRLKTFYQETIVPKLQQQFSYSNIHQVPKIAKITINRGLGEASQNAKALESSISELETITGQKPVVTRAKKAIAGFKIREGMPVGVMVTLRSEKMYAFLDRLINLALPRIRDFRGISPKSFDGRGNYSLGIREQLIFPEIDYDTIDQIRGMDVSIITTAQTDEEGRALLKEMGMPFRT from the coding sequence ATGGCTCAACCGAGACTTAAAACTTTTTATCAAGAAACCATTGTTCCAAAACTGCAACAGCAGTTTAGTTACAGCAACATCCACCAAGTTCCCAAAATCGCCAAAATTACCATTAACAGAGGACTAGGGGAAGCATCCCAAAATGCCAAAGCCCTAGAATCTTCTATTAGTGAATTAGAGACCATAACAGGACAAAAACCCGTTGTGACTCGCGCTAAAAAAGCGATCGCTGGTTTCAAAATCCGTGAAGGAATGCCCGTAGGAGTCATGGTGACCCTGCGCTCAGAAAAAATGTACGCTTTTCTTGATCGTCTAATTAACCTCGCTTTACCTCGGATTAGAGACTTTCGAGGCATTAGCCCCAAAAGTTTTGACGGAAGGGGTAACTACAGTCTTGGCATCCGTGAACAACTCATTTTTCCAGAAATTGATTACGACACCATCGATCAAATTCGGGGCATGGATGTTTCTATTATTACCACAGCCCAGACTGATGAAGAAGGGCGTGCGTTACTCAAAGAAATGGGAATGCCCTTCCGTACCTAG
- the rpsQ gene encoding 30S ribosomal protein S17, with the protein MAVKERVGVVVSTKMDKTAVVAVENRSPHPKYGKIVVKTKKFKAHDPENQCQEGDRVRIRETRPLSKTKRWEIKTILTAH; encoded by the coding sequence ATGGCCGTTAAAGAAAGAGTTGGGGTAGTGGTCAGCACCAAAATGGATAAAACCGCAGTCGTGGCCGTAGAAAACCGCTCCCCTCACCCCAAATACGGAAAGATCGTTGTGAAAACCAAAAAATTTAAAGCACACGATCCTGAAAACCAATGTCAAGAAGGCGATCGTGTTCGCATTCGTGAAACTCGCCCCCTCAGCAAAACCAAACGCTGGGAGATCAAGACCATTTTAACCGCTCATTAA
- the rplO gene encoding 50S ribosomal protein L15 yields MRIHEVNPQKGSTKRRRRIGRGISAGQGASGGFGMRGQKSRSGTGTKAGFEGGQMPLYRRVPKLKHFPLVNPSHYTIINVGKLNSLSPNTEVTLESLMEVGLITSNDGPLKVLGNGELTVPLTVRAPKFTASAKAKIESAGGSCQDLSDTSNAPSNNE; encoded by the coding sequence ATGAGAATACATGAAGTCAACCCCCAAAAAGGGTCAACTAAACGCCGTCGGCGCATTGGTCGGGGCATCTCCGCTGGTCAAGGGGCCAGTGGTGGCTTTGGAATGCGTGGACAAAAATCTCGCTCCGGTACTGGTACAAAAGCCGGGTTTGAAGGGGGACAAATGCCCCTCTATCGTCGGGTTCCTAAGTTAAAACATTTTCCCCTGGTTAACCCTAGCCATTACACCATCATCAATGTGGGTAAACTCAATAGTTTATCTCCTAATACTGAAGTAACCTTAGAAAGCTTAATGGAAGTCGGGTTAATTACCAGTAATGATGGACCATTGAAAGTGTTAGGCAATGGTGAATTAACAGTTCCTTTGACCGTTAGAGCACCTAAATTTACTGCATCAGCTAAAGCCAAAATTGAAAGTGCAGGAGGCAGTTGTCAAGACTTATCAGATACCTCCAATGCCCCTAGCAATAACGAATAA
- a CDS encoding DNA-directed RNA polymerase subunit alpha produces MAQFQIECIESKTQKNQSQYSKFVLEPLERGQGTTVGNALRRVLLANLEGTAVTAIRIGGVNHEFATIPGVREDVLEIMLNMKEIVLKSYTDQPQIGRLVATGAAHVTAGQFDLPSEVEVINPTQPIATLTEGAKLEMEFRIEKGVGYVPVERSSDEPTALDFLQIDAVFMPVTKVNYSVESIRGEEGEAKDRLMLEIWTNGSFNPKEALSRAADILVDLFNPLKDLNQLETAVPEYPDEENPQSQIPIEELQLSVRAYNCLKRAQINTVADLLDYSQEDLLEIKNFGQKSAEEVIEALQKRLGITLPQEKAKA; encoded by the coding sequence GTGGCGCAATTTCAGATTGAGTGTATAGAATCTAAGACTCAAAAAAATCAGAGTCAATATAGTAAATTTGTTCTAGAGCCATTGGAACGGGGTCAAGGGACAACTGTTGGCAATGCCCTCAGACGGGTATTATTAGCCAACTTAGAAGGGACAGCGGTAACCGCCATTCGTATTGGCGGGGTAAATCATGAATTTGCTACCATTCCTGGGGTTAGAGAGGATGTCTTGGAAATCATGTTAAACATGAAAGAGATCGTTCTCAAAAGTTATACCGATCAGCCCCAGATTGGTCGCTTGGTGGCGACAGGGGCTGCCCATGTCACTGCTGGCCAGTTTGATTTACCCTCAGAAGTAGAAGTGATTAACCCGACTCAACCCATTGCTACCTTGACAGAAGGGGCAAAATTAGAGATGGAATTTCGCATCGAAAAAGGGGTGGGCTATGTCCCGGTAGAAAGGTCTAGCGATGAACCAACAGCCCTTGACTTCCTACAGATCGACGCTGTATTTATGCCAGTGACCAAGGTTAACTACAGTGTAGAAAGTATCCGTGGAGAAGAAGGGGAAGCTAAAGACCGTCTGATGTTAGAAATTTGGACTAATGGGAGCTTTAACCCCAAAGAAGCCCTATCCAGAGCAGCAGATATCTTAGTGGACTTATTCAATCCCCTTAAAGACCTCAATCAACTCGAAACTGCTGTTCCGGAATACCCAGACGAAGAAAATCCTCAAAGTCAGATTCCCATCGAAGAATTACAGTTGTCCGTACGGGCTTACAATTGCTTAAAACGGGCGCAAATTAACACGGTGGCTGATTTGTTAGATTATAGTCAAGAGGATCTCTTAGAAATTAAAAACTTTGGGCAAAAATCGGCAGAAGAAGTGATTGAAGCCTTACAAAAGCGTTTGGGGATTACCTTACCCCAAGAAAAGGCAAAAGCTTGA
- the rplX gene encoding 50S ribosomal protein L24 produces the protein MSKKKSPQRYKMHVKTGDTIQVISGRDKGKVGEVLKTIPTTSEVVVKGVNVKTKHVKPQQEGESGQIATFEAPIHSSNVMLYSTKEQVASRISYTFTEEGRKVRMLKKTGEIIDS, from the coding sequence ATGAGCAAAAAAAAATCGCCTCAACGGTACAAAATGCACGTTAAAACAGGGGATACCATTCAAGTGATCTCAGGACGAGACAAAGGGAAAGTGGGAGAAGTTCTCAAAACCATCCCCACCACCAGTGAAGTCGTCGTTAAAGGAGTCAACGTCAAAACCAAGCACGTTAAACCCCAACAAGAAGGAGAATCAGGACAAATCGCCACCTTTGAAGCTCCTATTCATAGTTCTAACGTCATGTTGTACTCCACCAAAGAACAGGTGGCCAGCCGTATCAGTTATACCTTTACCGAAGAAGGTCGCAAAGTAAGAATGTTGAAAAAAACAGGGGAAATTATCGATTCTTAA
- the secY gene encoding preprotein translocase subunit SecY produces the protein MVVSREKTPTAQETFLQMAQAAGLRGRLLITIGLLILIRFGIFIPIPGIDRAKFVSAISNNQVLGFLDIFTGGGISTLGIFALGILPFINASIIMQLLTAAIPSLEDLQKNEGEAGRRKISQITRYVAAGWAVIQSTAITVGLLREYALTDTIWFVPETVLALTAGSMFVMWVSELITERGIGNGASLLIFVNIVASLPRTLGQTIDYAQTGGRQAVAQVVILLLVFLVMIVGIVFVQEGTRRIPIISARRQVGRKLYRERTSYLPLRLNQGGVMPIIFASAVLILPQSLAGFFGDEGQFSQILIQVANALRPGTWVYVGVYSLLILFFSYFYASLIVNPEDVSKNLKKMGSSIPGIRPGEKTKEYLEGVLNRLTFLGAIFLSFVATVPTLVEGATGVTTFRGLGATSLLILVGVAIDTAKQIQTYVISQRYEGMIKQ, from the coding sequence ATGGTTGTCAGTCGAGAGAAAACACCTACAGCACAAGAAACCTTTTTACAAATGGCTCAAGCAGCCGGTCTGCGAGGGCGGTTGTTAATCACCATAGGTTTATTAATTTTAATTCGTTTTGGTATTTTTATTCCAATTCCTGGCATTGATAGGGCTAAATTTGTTTCTGCTATTAGCAATAACCAAGTATTGGGATTTTTGGATATCTTCACCGGGGGTGGTATTTCTACATTGGGCATTTTTGCTCTAGGAATTCTTCCCTTTATTAATGCCTCGATTATCATGCAGTTATTAACGGCGGCCATTCCTTCTTTAGAAGATTTACAAAAAAATGAAGGAGAAGCCGGCAGACGAAAAATTTCCCAAATCACTCGTTATGTGGCCGCTGGATGGGCTGTTATTCAAAGTACAGCCATTACGGTGGGGTTATTACGGGAATATGCCCTGACCGATACGATTTGGTTTGTTCCAGAAACCGTTTTGGCGTTGACCGCTGGTTCCATGTTCGTCATGTGGGTATCAGAGTTAATTACAGAACGGGGGATTGGTAATGGAGCTTCTTTGTTGATTTTTGTCAATATTGTCGCTAGTTTACCCAGAACCCTCGGACAAACCATTGATTATGCCCAAACTGGTGGCAGACAAGCCGTGGCACAAGTGGTTATCCTCTTGTTAGTGTTTTTAGTGATGATTGTTGGGATCGTTTTTGTTCAAGAAGGAACCCGACGCATCCCGATTATCTCAGCCCGTCGTCAGGTGGGACGGAAGCTTTACCGAGAAAGAACCAGCTACTTACCTCTTAGACTCAACCAAGGAGGGGTTATGCCCATTATTTTCGCCTCTGCGGTGTTGATTTTACCCCAATCCTTAGCCGGATTTTTTGGAGATGAAGGGCAATTTAGTCAAATCTTGATTCAAGTGGCTAACGCCTTACGTCCGGGTACTTGGGTTTATGTGGGGGTTTATTCTCTGTTAATCCTATTTTTTAGTTATTTCTATGCTTCTTTAATCGTTAATCCTGAAGATGTGTCGAAAAACTTGAAAAAAATGGGTTCTAGTATTCCTGGTATTCGTCCAGGGGAAAAAACCAAAGAATACCTAGAAGGGGTTTTGAACCGCTTGACCTTTTTAGGGGCTATCTTTTTGAGTTTTGTGGCTACTGTTCCTACTTTGGTGGAAGGGGCAACCGGCGTGACTACCTTCCGAGGGCTAGGGGCAACTTCTCTGCTCATTCTCGTCGGGGTAGCCATTGACACAGCCAAACAGATTCAAACCTATGTCATCTCTCAACGTTATGAGGGCATGATCAAACAATAA
- the rpsH gene encoding 30S ribosomal protein S8, with protein MAPNDIISDMLTRIRNACAVRHPTTVVPTTKMTRSIAQVLKEEGFIEGFEEVGEGVKKHLVISLKYKSRGRQPIINTLQRVSKPGLRVYSNRKDLPRVLGGIGIAIISTSKGIMTDREARRQNVGGEVLCYVW; from the coding sequence ATGGCACCTAACGACATCATCTCAGATATGCTTACCCGTATCCGCAACGCCTGTGCGGTACGTCACCCCACCACTGTTGTTCCCACCACCAAAATGACTCGCAGTATTGCCCAAGTTCTCAAAGAAGAGGGCTTTATCGAGGGATTTGAAGAAGTGGGAGAAGGGGTGAAAAAACATCTTGTTATTTCCCTAAAATATAAGTCACGAGGCCGTCAACCTATCATCAACACCCTACAGAGGGTGAGCAAACCAGGGTTACGGGTCTACTCCAATCGGAAAGACTTACCCCGTGTCTTAGGAGGCATTGGCATTGCCATTATTTCCACTTCCAAGGGAATTATGACCGACAGGGAAGCCCGTCGTCAAAACGTCGGAGGCGAAGTGCTTTGCTACGTTTGGTAG
- the rplR gene encoding 50S ribosomal protein L18, translating into MKTTRKESLKRRHRRIRRKVSGTPDCPRLAVFRSNHHIYAQIIDDVAQHTLAAASTLEPDLRNSLSSGATCEASAAVGKLVAERGMAKGIEQVVFDRGGNLYHGRVKALADAAREAGLQF; encoded by the coding sequence ATGAAAACCACACGAAAAGAATCTTTAAAACGTCGTCATCGACGCATTCGCAGGAAAGTCAGTGGTACCCCCGACTGTCCTCGCTTAGCGGTTTTTCGCTCCAATCATCATATCTATGCCCAAATTATTGATGATGTAGCACAACATACCTTGGCAGCCGCTTCTACCCTAGAACCAGACCTAAGAAACAGTCTTTCTTCGGGTGCAACCTGTGAAGCCTCGGCCGCCGTGGGCAAATTAGTGGCCGAAAGAGGTATGGCTAAAGGCATCGAACAGGTGGTTTTTGATCGCGGTGGCAATTTATATCATGGTCGGGTCAAAGCTCTAGCAGACGCAGCCCGCGAAGCTGGATTACAGTTTTGA
- the rplQ gene encoding 50S ribosomal protein L17, producing the protein MRHRCRVPQLGKAADQRKALLRSLTTELIRHGQIKTTKTRAKAVRSEVERMITLAKDGSLSARRRAIGYLYDKQLVHALFAEAPERYSNRKGGYTRIVRTLRRRGDNAEMAIIELM; encoded by the coding sequence ATGCGTCATCGGTGTCGTGTCCCTCAGTTGGGAAAAGCAGCCGACCAACGAAAAGCTCTATTGCGATCGCTGACAACGGAGTTAATTCGTCATGGTCAAATCAAAACCACAAAAACCCGTGCTAAAGCAGTACGTTCGGAAGTCGAACGCATGATCACCTTAGCGAAGGATGGCTCATTATCCGCTAGACGTAGAGCCATCGGTTATCTCTATGATAAACAGTTGGTTCATGCCTTGTTTGCTGAAGCCCCAGAACGCTACAGTAATCGCAAAGGAGGATACACCCGTATTGTGAGAACCCTGCGCCGTCGGGGAGATAATGCGGAAATGGCTATTATTGAGTTAATGTAA
- the rpsE gene encoding 30S ribosomal protein S5 gives MAKSRKSNRDKSKDSNWQERVIQIRRVSKVVKGGKKLSFRAIVVVGNEKGQVGVGVGKAGDVIGAVRKGVADGKKQLIDVSLTKSSSITHVAKGVSGGAKVIVRPAAPGTGVIAGGAVRTVLELAGLKNILAKQLGSNNPLNNARAVINALEGLRTFSEVAQERGVPLEHLYT, from the coding sequence ATGGCAAAAAGTCGCAAAAGTAACCGAGATAAGTCAAAAGACAGCAACTGGCAAGAACGAGTCATCCAAATTCGTCGTGTTAGTAAAGTGGTCAAAGGGGGTAAAAAATTAAGCTTCCGCGCCATTGTTGTGGTTGGCAATGAAAAAGGCCAAGTCGGTGTTGGTGTCGGTAAGGCCGGCGATGTTATCGGTGCCGTCCGTAAAGGGGTCGCTGATGGCAAAAAACAACTCATTGACGTTTCTTTAACTAAGTCCAGTTCCATTACCCATGTGGCTAAAGGGGTATCCGGCGGAGCTAAAGTTATTGTTCGGCCTGCTGCCCCTGGTACGGGGGTAATTGCAGGGGGTGCAGTACGGACCGTTTTAGAACTAGCAGGACTGAAAAACATCTTGGCCAAGCAGTTAGGCTCAAATAATCCTCTTAACAACGCCAGAGCTGTAATTAATGCCCTCGAAGGCTTACGCACTTTTTCAGAAGTCGCTCAAGAAAGAGGCGTACCTCTAGAGCATCTTTATACTTAA
- the rplN gene encoding 50S ribosomal protein L14, producing the protein MIQQQTYLNVADNSGARKLMCLRVLGTGNCRYGEIGDKIVAVVKDALPNMPIKRSDIVTAVIVRTRQPVNRASGMSIRFDDNAAVIINADGNPRGTRVFGPVARELRDKSYTKIVSLAPEVL; encoded by the coding sequence GTGATTCAACAGCAAACCTATCTAAATGTCGCTGACAATAGCGGAGCCCGTAAACTGATGTGTTTAAGGGTTCTAGGCACTGGTAATTGTCGCTATGGAGAAATTGGGGATAAAATTGTTGCCGTTGTCAAAGATGCCCTCCCCAATATGCCTATTAAACGCTCTGATATTGTCACTGCCGTCATTGTAAGAACTCGTCAACCGGTCAATCGAGCCAGTGGCATGAGCATTCGTTTTGACGATAATGCTGCCGTCATTATTAATGCCGACGGTAACCCCAGAGGAACCCGTGTTTTTGGTCCAGTGGCCAGAGAATTAAGAGACAAAAGCTACACCAAAATCGTATCTTTAGCACCGGAGGTACTCTAA
- the rpsC gene encoding 30S ribosomal protein S3, with protein sequence MGQKIHPIGFRLGVTKEHKSCWYADKRRYPELLQEDLAIRQHVEKNLSNAGIADIRIERKADQIDLAIHTARPGVVVGRGGSGIEQLRTGLQQTLGENRQIRINVIEVSRVDADAALIAEYITQQLERRVSFRRVVRQAIQRAQRAEVKGIKIQVGGRLNGAEIARTEWVREGRVPLHTLRADIDYAYRTAQTIYGILGVKVWVFKGEIIPGQDEQAMAAPAPTPRKKRRPQQFEDRSNEE encoded by the coding sequence ATGGGACAAAAAATACATCCAATTGGTTTTCGTCTTGGCGTTACCAAAGAACATAAATCCTGTTGGTATGCCGATAAAAGACGCTATCCTGAACTATTACAAGAAGATTTAGCCATTCGGCAGCACGTTGAAAAAAATCTTAGTAATGCGGGGATTGCTGATATTCGGATCGAAAGAAAAGCCGATCAAATCGATCTTGCCATTCATACCGCTAGACCTGGGGTTGTGGTTGGAAGAGGGGGAAGCGGTATTGAACAGTTACGAACTGGTTTACAGCAAACCCTCGGCGAAAATCGTCAAATCCGCATTAATGTGATTGAAGTGTCACGGGTAGATGCTGATGCTGCTCTCATTGCTGAATATATTACCCAACAACTAGAACGACGGGTATCCTTTCGCCGTGTGGTTCGCCAAGCCATTCAACGGGCCCAAAGGGCTGAGGTCAAAGGCATCAAAATTCAAGTGGGAGGGCGTTTAAACGGGGCTGAAATCGCACGGACTGAATGGGTTAGAGAAGGACGAGTCCCCTTACATACCCTCAGAGCCGATATTGACTATGCCTATCGGACTGCCCAAACCATTTACGGTATTTTAGGGGTTAAAGTTTGGGTCTTCAAAGGAGAGATTATTCCAGGACAAGACGAACAAGCTATGGCCGCTCCTGCACCGACTCCGAGAAAGAAACGGCGACCCCAACAATTTGAAGACCGTTCTAACGAAGAATAA
- the infA gene encoding translation initiation factor IF-1, with amino-acid sequence MSKQDLIEMEGTVTESLPNAMFRVDLDNGFNVLAHISGKIRRNYIKILPGDRVKVELTPYDLTKGRITYRLKGSKK; translated from the coding sequence GTGTCAAAACAAGATTTAATTGAAATGGAAGGAACCGTAACCGAGTCTCTTCCCAACGCTATGTTCCGAGTGGATCTCGACAACGGGTTTAATGTTTTAGCCCATATTTCCGGTAAAATCCGCCGTAACTACATTAAAATTCTGCCAGGTGATCGGGTTAAAGTAGAATTAACCCCCTATGATCTCACCAAAGGGAGAATTACTTATCGGCTAAAAGGTAGTAAAAAGTAA
- the rpsM gene encoding 30S ribosomal protein S13: protein MARISGVDLPRDKRVEIGLTYLYGIGLSRSQEILAETGVNPDTRVRDLSDEDVAKLRAYIENNYQIEGDLRRWEAMNIKRLADIGTYRGRRHRQGLPVRGQRTRTNGRTRRGRRVTVAGKKKAPAKK, encoded by the coding sequence GTGGCAAGGATATCTGGTGTTGACCTGCCAAGAGATAAGCGAGTCGAAATTGGCTTAACTTATCTGTACGGTATTGGTTTATCACGATCTCAAGAAATTTTAGCAGAAACGGGTGTCAACCCTGACACCCGCGTCCGGGATTTAAGTGACGAAGACGTAGCTAAATTACGGGCTTACATCGAAAATAACTATCAAATCGAAGGGGATTTGAGACGATGGGAAGCGATGAATATCAAGCGATTGGCTGATATTGGAACCTATCGAGGCCGTCGTCATCGTCAAGGACTTCCCGTCAGGGGACAACGGACCAGAACCAATGGTCGTACCCGTCGAGGTAGACGAGTAACCGTAGCTGGGAAGAAAAAAGCTCCAGCTAAGAAATAA
- the rpmC gene encoding 50S ribosomal protein L29, producing the protein MALPKIEEVRQLSDEELAEEIIATKRELFDLRFQQATRQLENTHEFKHTRHRMAQLLTIERERQLNINQSSSTSAEEA; encoded by the coding sequence ATGGCATTACCCAAGATAGAAGAAGTAAGACAACTCAGCGATGAAGAACTGGCAGAAGAAATTATTGCCACCAAGCGCGAACTCTTTGATCTAAGGTTTCAGCAAGCCACTCGCCAGTTAGAAAACACCCACGAGTTTAAACATACCCGTCATCGCATGGCTCAATTATTAACCATAGAACGGGAAAGACAACTCAACATTAACCAATCATCATCTACGTCAGCAGAGGAGGCGTAA
- a CDS encoding adenylate kinase — translation MSTGKGLIFLGPPGSGKGTQAQQLSKEFNIPHISTGEMLREAIAQQTPLGQKAQTYVDQGELVPDDLLLDLIEDRLNQEDAQEGWILDGFPRNVSQAEFLDKLLHKLDKFSPQAINLDVPDEVIIDRLLLRGRKDDNKETIRRRLDVYREKTQPVLDYYRQHDKLSSIDGNRELQEVTTSLKEVVT, via the coding sequence ATGAGTACAGGGAAGGGATTAATTTTTTTGGGTCCTCCTGGTTCGGGGAAAGGAACCCAAGCCCAACAATTATCAAAAGAGTTTAATATTCCCCACATTTCTACGGGGGAAATGCTACGAGAAGCCATTGCCCAACAAACCCCCTTAGGACAAAAAGCCCAAACCTATGTAGATCAAGGGGAATTGGTGCCGGATGACTTATTGTTAGATTTAATTGAAGACCGATTAAATCAGGAAGATGCTCAAGAGGGCTGGATTTTAGATGGATTTCCTCGTAATGTTTCTCAAGCTGAATTTTTAGATAAATTACTTCATAAATTAGACAAGTTTTCCCCACAGGCGATTAACCTAGACGTTCCCGATGAAGTGATTATTGATCGTCTGTTACTACGAGGGCGAAAAGATGATAATAAAGAGACGATTCGCCGTCGTTTAGATGTTTACCGAGAAAAAACCCAACCGGTTCTTGACTATTATCGCCAACATGACAAACTGTCTTCTATTGATGGTAACCGTGAATTACAAGAGGTGACCACAAGCCTTAAAGAAGTCGTGACTTAA
- the rplF gene encoding 50S ribosomal protein L6: MSRIGKKPIPLPNKVTIDIKGQHIAVKGPKGSLELDLPSEVTVNQEGETVEVQRVDDSRTARERHGLFRTLVANMIQGVSQGFEKRLNIQGVGYRAQAQGSKLTLNVGYSKPVEMTMPQGINVAVENNTQVVVSGIDKEIVGNIAAKIRGVRPPEPYKGKGIRYQDEYVRRKAGKAGKK, translated from the coding sequence ATGTCTCGTATTGGTAAAAAACCCATTCCCCTGCCCAATAAAGTCACCATCGACATAAAAGGGCAACACATCGCTGTCAAGGGACCAAAAGGTTCCCTAGAATTAGATTTGCCGTCAGAAGTGACCGTCAACCAAGAAGGAGAGACCGTTGAGGTTCAACGAGTTGATGATTCCCGTACTGCCCGTGAACGTCATGGACTGTTTCGTACCCTAGTGGCTAATATGATCCAAGGGGTTTCCCAAGGTTTTGAAAAACGCCTCAATATTCAAGGGGTTGGCTATCGGGCCCAAGCGCAGGGCAGCAAACTCACCCTCAATGTAGGCTACAGTAAACCCGTTGAAATGACCATGCCCCAAGGCATCAATGTGGCCGTTGAAAACAATACCCAAGTGGTCGTTAGTGGTATCGATAAAGAAATTGTCGGCAACATCGCTGCCAAAATTCGAGGAGTTCGTCCCCCAGAACCCTATAAAGGGAAAGGAATTCGTTATCAAGATGAATACGTCAGACGCAAAGCAGGTAAGGCAGGTAAGAAATAA
- the rplP gene encoding 50S ribosomal protein L16, translating into MLSPRRTKFRKQQRGRMRGLAHRGSTLNFGEYALQATEPSWITSRQIEAARRAMTRYIKRGGKIWIRVFPDKPVTMRAAETRMGSGKGSPEYWVAVVKPGRIMFELSGVAEPVAREAMRLAAQKLPIKTKFITRQEEYI; encoded by the coding sequence ATGTTAAGTCCTAGAAGAACGAAATTTCGTAAACAACAACGAGGGCGTATGAGAGGGCTGGCACACCGAGGCAGTACCCTCAACTTTGGGGAATATGCCCTCCAAGCTACTGAACCCTCCTGGATCACCTCTCGTCAAATCGAAGCAGCCCGTCGTGCCATGACCCGTTATATCAAAAGAGGGGGAAAAATTTGGATTCGGGTGTTCCCTGATAAGCCTGTGACCATGCGAGCAGCAGAAACTCGGATGGGGTCAGGAAAAGGCTCTCCAGAATACTGGGTAGCAGTGGTTAAACCAGGGCGGATTATGTTTGAATTGTCCGGCGTTGCTGAACCTGTTGCCCGTGAAGCTATGCGTCTGGCCGCTCAAAAACTTCCCATTAAAACTAAGTTTATTACGCGCCAAGAGGAGTACATCTAA
- the rpsK gene encoding 30S ribosomal protein S11: protein MSAKDYGATNEKGGPKKQKKNVPNGVAHIQSTFNNTIVTISDTKGDVISWSSAGASGFKGAKKGTPFAAQTAADSAARRAIDQGMRQIEVMVSGPGAGRETAIRALQGAGLEITLIRDVTPIPHNGCRPPKRRRV, encoded by the coding sequence ATTTCAGCGAAAGATTATGGCGCGACCAACGAAAAAGGCGGACCCAAAAAACAGAAGAAAAACGTTCCTAACGGTGTGGCTCATATTCAGTCCACCTTCAACAATACCATTGTCACCATTTCTGATACGAAAGGAGATGTGATTTCTTGGTCTTCGGCCGGGGCGAGTGGCTTTAAAGGAGCCAAAAAAGGGACTCCTTTTGCTGCTCAGACAGCTGCTGACTCAGCAGCCCGTAGAGCTATCGACCAAGGAATGCGACAAATAGAAGTTATGGTGAGCGGACCAGGTGCCGGTCGAGAAACAGCCATCCGCGCACTACAAGGGGCAGGATTAGAGATTACCCTAATTCGAGATGTTACCCCTATTCCTCATAACGGCTGTCGTCCTCCAAAACGACGTCGAGTTTAG